In Thunnus thynnus chromosome 13, fThuThy2.1, whole genome shotgun sequence, the following proteins share a genomic window:
- the zc3h12b gene encoding probable ribonuclease ZC3H12B, with the protein MTAWSMVEKLKMEKRPCREENIDSSEAQHATDESEDGSSSESESEEQQHLKVQVNNNSCKRREPLAATKPHRQLCRSPCLDRPSFSQSSTVQDFREDDTSAGAGIKHASDKEYQTKMEFALKLGYSGEQVETVLNKLGAAALINDVLAELVRLGNKVEPEIQPCSSTATSVSRSPCVKETVSPEVSVEEESVDTYDNLRPIVIDGSNVAMSHGNKEVFSCRGIQLAVEWFLEKGHKDITVFVPAWRKEQSRPDALITDQEILRKLEKEKILVFTPSRRVQGRRVVCYDDRFIVKLAYDSDGIIVSNDNYRDLQNEKPEWKKFIEERLLMYSFVNDKFMPPDDPLGRHGPSLENFLRKRPVVPEHKKQPCPYGKKCTYGHKCKYYHPERVNQPQRSVADELRAFAKLSAVKTMSEGALVKCGTGPATVKGDINSEAKRVAPKRQSDPSIRSVACEPPEALSVVRKSETNSVPSLVSALSVPTMQPAKSHAAGALNTRSASSPVPGSLQFSHSSLEHMSSVQYPPILVTNSHGASVTYSEQFPKYDSVSDHGYYSLHSDFSNMSMSSMHNVDSFCSMEHEHGVYQRNPSHCPESCLSHSNSDSFSSYGDLYPSSVDSSLEESMKGQQQSPAQARMQAFSHGFRHEALTRVQSYGPEEPKQGPRKQSGAHLAPHIQHAAVGARSSCPGDYPLTQNVLPPLSSQPTRSLGMTRMDSVSDSRLYDSNPMRQRRPPLCREQHASWDPLPCGNESYGYHSYPLSNSLMPCCERVMVRSMPDKMEQIWNSPWETPSAAEHQERYVIPDHQYQTYRNLCNIFPAYVVHSVMEKNPHLTDPQQLAAVIVTKLRSCH; encoded by the exons ATGACGGCATGGTCCATGGTGGAGAAGCTCAAAATGGAAAAACGCCCATGCAGGGAGGAGAACATTGACTCAAGCGAGGCCCAGCATGCCACTGATGAGTCTGAGGATGGAAGCAGCTCGGAAAGCGAATCTGAGGAGCAGCAACACCTGAAGGTTCAGGTGAACAACAACAGCTGTAAGAGGAGGGAGCCTTTGGCTGCCACAAAACCCCACCGCCAGCTCTGTCGCTCTCCATGCCTGGACCGGCCCAGTTTTTCCCAGAGTAGCACCGTGCAAGATTTTCGTGAGGATGACACCAGCGCAGGAGCAGGGATCAAGCATGCCAGTGACAAGGAGTACCAGACGAAGATGGAGTTTGCTTTGAAGTTGGGCTATTCGGGAGAGCAGGTGGAGACGGTGCTCAACAAGTTGGGGGCTGCTGCTCTTATTAACGATGTGCTCGCTGAGTTAGTAAGGCTTGGAAACAAAGTAGAGCCTGAAATTCAACCTTGCAGCAGTACGGCCACATCAGTATCACGCTCGCCCTGTGTTAAAGAGACTGTTAGTCCAGAGGTGTCAGTGGAAGAGGAATCTGTAGATACCTATGATAACCTCAGGCCTATCGTCATTGATGGCTCAAATGTGGCAATGAG cCATGGAAACAAAGAGGTGTTCTCTTGCCGTGGTATCCAACTTGCTGTTGAATGGTTCCTAGAGAAAGGACATAAAGACATCACTGTGTTTGTCCCAGCCTGGAGAAAGGAGCAGTCAAGGCCTGACGCCCTCATTACAG ATCAAGAAATATTACGCAAGCTGGAAAAAGAGAAGATCCTGGTTTTCACCCCGTCTCGGAGGGTTCAAGGCAGGAGAGTGGTGTGCTATGATGATCGCTTCATAGTGAAGCTGGCTTATGATTCTGATGGAATTATTGTGTCAAATGACAACTACAGAGACTTGCAAAACGAGAAGCCAGAGTGGAAGAAGTTCATAGAGGAGCGTCTCCTCATGTACTCATTTGTCAATGACAA ATTTATGCCGCCTGATGATCCACTGGGACGACACGGTCCAAGCTTAGAAAATTTCCTTCGCAAGCGTCCTGTTGTTCCAGAGCACAAAAAACAACCTTGCCCCTATG ggaaaaagtgCACATATGGACACAAGTGCAAGTACTACCATCCGGAGCGCGTCAACCAGCCGCAGCGATCAGTGGCTGATGAACTGCGGGCCTTTGCCAAATTGTCTGCGGTGAAGACAATGAGTGAGGGGGCTTTAGTAAAATGCGGTACTGGTCCAGCGACTGTAAAAGGGGACATCAACTCTGAGGCCAAACGCGTGGCACCCAAACGTCAGTCTGACCCCAGTATTCGTTCAGTGGCCTGTGAACCTCCAGAAGCACTGTCCGTTGTTAGGAAGTCTGAGACAAATTCAGTGCCTTCCCTTGTGTCTGCTCTCAGTGTGCCCACCATGCAGCCCGCCAAGAGCCACGCAGCTGGGGCCTTGAACACCCGATCAGCCAGCAGCCCAGTGCCAGGTTCTTTGCAGTTCTCACACAGTTCTCTGGAGCACATGTCTAGTGTACAGTACCCGCCTATTTTGGTGACTAATAGTCATGGCGCCTCTGTTACATACAGTGAACAGTTCCCAAAGTATGACTCAGTTAGCGACCATGGGTATTATTCACTGCACAGTGATTTTTCAAACATGAGCATGAGCAGCATGCATAATGTCGACAGTTTCTGTAGCATGGAGCACGAGCATGGTGTGTATCAGAGAAACCCCAGCCACTGCCCTGAATCCTGCCTCAGCCATTCAAACAGCGACTCATTCTCCTCTTACGGGGACCTGTACCCAAGCTCTGTGGACAGCAGCTTAGAGGAGAGCATGAAGGGGCAGCAGCAGTCTCCCGCACAGGCTAGGATGCAAGCTTTCTCCCATGGGTTTCGTCATGAAGCACTGACTAGGGTACAGAGTTATGGACCAGAGGAGCCCAAGCAGGGCCCCCGTAAGCAGTCTGGAGCTCATCTTGCACCACATATCCAACATGCTGCAGTGGGGGCCAGGTCCAGTTGCCCTGGAGACTATCCCCTCACTCAGAATGTCCTCCCACCTCTGTCCTCACAGCCCACTCGCTCTCTTGGCATGACTCGTATGGACAGCGTATCAGATTCAAGGCTATATGATAGCAACCCAATGAGACAGAGGCGACCTCCACTGTGCCGCGAGCAGCATGCAAGCTGGGACCCTCTGCCTTGCGGTAATGAGTCCTACGGATATCACTCATATCCTCTGAGTAACAGCTTGATGCCGTGTTGCGAGAGGGTGATGGTACGCAGCATGCCAGACAAAATGGAACAAATTTGGAACTCGCCATGGGAGACCCCATCTGCAGCTGAACACCAAGAGCGGTATGTCATCCCAGACCACCAGTATCAAACATATCGGAACCTTTGTAACATCTTTCCTGCTTACGTAGTCCATTCAGTAATGGAGAAGAACCCTCATTTGACAGACCCCCAACAACTTGCCGCTGTCATCGTTACAAAACTGAGGTCATGCCATTGA